In Deltaproteobacteria bacterium, one genomic interval encodes:
- a CDS encoding ABC transporter ATP-binding protein yields the protein MENPLIETRNIKKYFRTLRGNLHAVDGINLSINPGKTLGVVGESGCGKSTLGRLIWRIIEPTDGEVLYNGTNILLYGNEEMKKIRKKMQIIFQDPYASLNPRLTVSQLIAEPIKVCRTITDKDEMNEKIYTLMETVGLAERLVNSYPHELDGGRRQRIGIARALALDPEFIVCDEPVSALDVSIQAQILTLMMDLQEEMGLTFMFISHDLSVVKHISDDIM from the coding sequence ATGGAAAATCCTTTGATTGAGACTCGAAACATTAAAAAGTACTTTAGAACCCTTAGGGGAAACCTGCACGCGGTGGATGGGATAAATTTGTCCATCAACCCGGGCAAGACTCTTGGAGTCGTGGGTGAGTCCGGATGCGGGAAATCTACCCTTGGCCGCCTGATTTGGCGCATCATAGAGCCGACTGATGGGGAAGTGCTTTACAACGGGACGAATATTTTGCTTTATGGAAACGAAGAGATGAAAAAAATACGCAAAAAGATGCAGATAATTTTCCAGGATCCCTATGCTTCATTGAACCCTCGGCTCACAGTCAGCCAGCTTATCGCCGAACCCATAAAAGTGTGCAGGACAATCACCGACAAAGATGAGATGAATGAAAAAATCTATACGCTTATGGAGACAGTGGGCCTTGCTGAACGTCTGGTAAATTCCTACCCTCATGAACTCGACGGCGGAAGGCGGCAACGAATCGGGATTGCCCGCGCACTGGCGCTTGATCCTGAATTTATTGTCTGTGATGAACCGGTTTCCGCACTCGATGTCTCCATTCAGGCCCAGATTCTCACCCTGATGATGGACCTTCAGGAAGAGATGGGGCTCACCTTCATGTTCATCTCTCACGACCTGAGCGTTGTGAAACATATAAGCGACGACATAATGG
- a CDS encoding ABC transporter ATP-binding protein: MPSTEKLLEIRDLTVVYRTDEEIIHAVNGLNLSVNRGETIGLVGETGAGKTTTALSILKLLPDRVGHIEGGQIFLDGIDIINARKADMLALRGATVSMIFQDPMTSLNPVHTVGEQIAEVLELHQKQLSKEQVSGRVDEIMKLVGLSPDRKEEYPHQFSGGMKQRIVIAIALACEPKLLIADEPTTALDVTIQSQVLDLMKNLKDMLNTSMILITHDLGVVAQTCDRVAIMYAGEIIEIGSAADIFNAKNHHPYTTGLFGSIPNLVKPSRRLNAIEGLMPDPVKLPRGCKFHPRCPKRMDICSMVSPENIFAGGHGIKCHLFAPQQVC; the protein is encoded by the coding sequence CTCCTTGAAATCAGGGATCTCACAGTCGTTTACAGGACAGATGAAGAAATCATCCATGCAGTGAACGGATTGAACCTTTCAGTGAACAGAGGCGAGACTATCGGGCTGGTAGGCGAAACAGGAGCCGGAAAAACGACAACGGCACTTTCCATATTGAAACTGCTGCCGGATCGGGTCGGACACATCGAGGGCGGTCAGATTTTCCTCGACGGGATCGATATCATCAACGCCCGTAAGGCCGATATGCTTGCCCTTCGAGGGGCAACGGTGTCCATGATTTTCCAGGACCCCATGACGAGCCTCAATCCTGTCCATACGGTAGGTGAACAAATTGCAGAGGTGCTGGAACTGCACCAGAAGCAGCTCTCCAAAGAGCAGGTTTCCGGGCGTGTTGATGAAATAATGAAATTGGTGGGCCTTTCTCCTGACCGGAAAGAGGAATACCCTCACCAGTTCTCCGGAGGAATGAAGCAACGCATAGTAATTGCCATCGCCCTGGCCTGCGAACCAAAGCTTCTCATAGCGGACGAGCCGACCACTGCCCTTGATGTCACCATTCAGTCCCAGGTTCTTGATTTGATGAAGAACCTCAAGGACATGCTCAATACGTCAATGATTCTTATTACCCACGACCTGGGAGTCGTTGCCCAAACCTGCGACAGGGTGGCAATCATGTACGCCGGGGAGATCATTGAAATCGGCTCCGCTGCGGATATTTTCAATGCGAAAAACCATCACCCCTATACGACCGGCCTGTTCGGCTCTATTCCAAACCTGGTGAAACCTTCACGCCGTCTGAATGCCATCGAAGGGTTGATGCCGGACCCGGTGAAGCTTCCCCGGGGGTGCAAATTTCATCCCCGATGTCCGAAGCGTATGGATATTTGCAGTATGGTCAGCCCGGAAAATATATTTGCCGGAGGTCACGGCATAAAATGTCATCTCTTCGCCCCGCAGCAGGTTTGTTAA